A single Opisthocomus hoazin isolate bOpiHoa1 chromosome 1, bOpiHoa1.hap1, whole genome shotgun sequence DNA region contains:
- the TBX19 gene encoding T-box transcription factor TBX19 isoform X2: MADLGCKKPSDCTVSRLLSVVESELRAGRDKGDPTEKQLQVVLEDATLWQRFREVTNEMIVTKNGRRMFPVLKISVSGLDPNAMYSFLLDFAPTDSHRWKYVNGEWVPAGKPEPPNHSCVYIHPDSPNFGAHWMKAAISFSKVKLTNKLNGSGQIMLNSLHKYEPQVHIVRVGGPHRMVMNCSFPETQFIAVTAYQNEEITALKIKYNPFAKAFLDAKERNHPKDAPETVSEGQHMTYSHLGGWLISNPDTMCASGSSNYQYTGPLPLPAPHTPHGCERYSALRGHRAAPYPPSYVQRNHSPTVNLLESSSNNLQVFSGHDSWTLPSSPHANLLSVPHTKGAASPGPSHYPCLWTVSNSAVNVANPGSEVNSSPSSMFLRGNVPLPTASSVQIPLQGSVSGSMETQGETALARLADSAWTSTHSF; encoded by the exons ATGGCAGACCTGGGCTGCAAAAAACCCAGCGACTGCACCGTCTCCAGGCTTCTCAGTGTGGTGGAGAGCGAACTCCGGGCTGGGAGAGACAAAGGCGACCCCACGGAGAAACAGCTCCAGGTTGTCTTAGAGGATGCGACGCTCTGGCAGAGATTCAGGGAAGTCACTAATGAGATGATTGTGACCAAGAACGGCAG GAGGATGTTCCCTGTTTTGAAGATCAGCGTGTCAGGCTTGGACCCGAACGCCATGTATTCCTTCCTGTTGGACTTTGCCCCGACTGATAGCCACCGCTGGAAGTACGTCAATGGCGAGTGGGTGCCGGCTGGGAAACCAGAGCCGCCAAACCACAGCTGCGTCTACATCCACCCAGACTCTCCCAACTTTGGGGCCCATTGGATGAAAGCTGCCATTTCCTTCAGCAAAGTCAAACTTACCAACAAGCTCAATGGGAGTGGGCAG ataATGTTGAACTCCCTGCACAAATATGAGCCCCAGGTACACATAGTTCGCGTAGGAGGCCCCCACCGGATGGTGATGAACTGCTCCTTCCCTGAGACGCAGTTCATAGCTGTGACTGCCTATCAAAATGAAGAG ATAACAGCTCTCAAAATCAAGTATAATCCCTTTGCCAAAGCCTTCCTGGATGCGAAGGAAAG AAATCATCCCAAGGATGCTCCAGAAACAGTCTCTGAAGGTCAACATATGACATATTCTCACT TGGGCGGCTGGTTGATTTCCAACCCAGACACAATGTGTGCGTCGGGAAGCTCTAATTATCAGTACACTGGACCTTTGCCTCTGCCAGCTCCACACACTCCCCATGGCTGCGAGCGATATTCAGCACTGCGAGGGCATCGGGCTGCTCCATACCCACCTTCCTACGTGCAGAGAAATCACTCACCTACAG TTAATTTGTTGGAGAGCTCCAGCAATAATCTTCAGGTATTCTCAGGACATGACAGCTGGACTTTGCCATCCTCTCCACATGCTAATTTGCTTTCAGTGCCACACACAAAGGGAGCTGCCAGCCCTGGACCCAG ccacTACCCTTGCCTGTGGACAGTGAGTAACAGTGCTGTAAATGTTGCCAACCCGGGAAGCGAGGTGAACAGCAGCCCTTCGAGCATGTTTCTGAGGGGCAATGTCCCCTTACCCACTGCATCATCagtccaaatccctctgcaggGATCGGTGTCTGGCAGCATGGAAACGCAAGGGGAAACTGCTCTGGCCAGACTCGCCGACTCTGCGTGGACGTCCACACACTCCTTTTAA
- the TBX19 gene encoding T-box transcription factor TBX19 isoform X1 yields MADLGCKKPSDCTVSRLLSVVESELRAGRDKGDPTEKQLQVVLEDATLWQRFREVTNEMIVTKNGRRMFPVLKISVSGLDPNAMYSFLLDFAPTDSHRWKYVNGEWVPAGKPEPPNHSCVYIHPDSPNFGAHWMKAAISFSKVKLTNKLNGSGQIMLNSLHKYEPQVHIVRVGGPHRMVMNCSFPETQFIAVTAYQNEEITALKIKYNPFAKAFLDAKERNHPKDAPETVSEGQHMTYSHSPHTPHGCERYSALRGHRAAPYPPSYVQRNHSPTVNLLESSSNNLQVFSGHDSWTLPSSPHANLLSVPHTKGAASPGPSHYPCLWTVSNSAVNVANPGSEVNSSPSSMFLRGNVPLPTASSVQIPLQGSVSGSMETQGETALARLADSAWTSTHSF; encoded by the exons ATGGCAGACCTGGGCTGCAAAAAACCCAGCGACTGCACCGTCTCCAGGCTTCTCAGTGTGGTGGAGAGCGAACTCCGGGCTGGGAGAGACAAAGGCGACCCCACGGAGAAACAGCTCCAGGTTGTCTTAGAGGATGCGACGCTCTGGCAGAGATTCAGGGAAGTCACTAATGAGATGATTGTGACCAAGAACGGCAG GAGGATGTTCCCTGTTTTGAAGATCAGCGTGTCAGGCTTGGACCCGAACGCCATGTATTCCTTCCTGTTGGACTTTGCCCCGACTGATAGCCACCGCTGGAAGTACGTCAATGGCGAGTGGGTGCCGGCTGGGAAACCAGAGCCGCCAAACCACAGCTGCGTCTACATCCACCCAGACTCTCCCAACTTTGGGGCCCATTGGATGAAAGCTGCCATTTCCTTCAGCAAAGTCAAACTTACCAACAAGCTCAATGGGAGTGGGCAG ataATGTTGAACTCCCTGCACAAATATGAGCCCCAGGTACACATAGTTCGCGTAGGAGGCCCCCACCGGATGGTGATGAACTGCTCCTTCCCTGAGACGCAGTTCATAGCTGTGACTGCCTATCAAAATGAAGAG ATAACAGCTCTCAAAATCAAGTATAATCCCTTTGCCAAAGCCTTCCTGGATGCGAAGGAAAG AAATCATCCCAAGGATGCTCCAGAAACAGTCTCTGAAGGTCAACATATGACATATTCTCACT CTCCACACACTCCCCATGGCTGCGAGCGATATTCAGCACTGCGAGGGCATCGGGCTGCTCCATACCCACCTTCCTACGTGCAGAGAAATCACTCACCTACAG TTAATTTGTTGGAGAGCTCCAGCAATAATCTTCAGGTATTCTCAGGACATGACAGCTGGACTTTGCCATCCTCTCCACATGCTAATTTGCTTTCAGTGCCACACACAAAGGGAGCTGCCAGCCCTGGACCCAG ccacTACCCTTGCCTGTGGACAGTGAGTAACAGTGCTGTAAATGTTGCCAACCCGGGAAGCGAGGTGAACAGCAGCCCTTCGAGCATGTTTCTGAGGGGCAATGTCCCCTTACCCACTGCATCATCagtccaaatccctctgcaggGATCGGTGTCTGGCAGCATGGAAACGCAAGGGGAAACTGCTCTGGCCAGACTCGCCGACTCTGCGTGGACGTCCACACACTCCTTTTAA